From Lytechinus pictus isolate F3 Inbred chromosome 6, Lp3.0, whole genome shotgun sequence, the proteins below share one genomic window:
- the LOC129263083 gene encoding uncharacterized protein LOC129263083, giving the protein MTSEARSQVLRNDRLMYQLAETIDAVKYYFPLGRDLLGSQAAVSNIIGRTEPDYQEIVFKCLYTWRNANGKGKGERLVEIFKGVELDKVAAYLEHALARNPNCLGEDRFLQSLASKIDCASVYRKLGLPLLDNNSARLSNLIGPLNIQFTQYKEALFQVLIRWRNREGSYLKSLESLKKTLLRHGLSDTARQLHHMEYGHDSGPMELTENDCKEESTPSFIDEKMETDGPSANSALSQEQFYDIYLYASSKDTQYFLAMEQLIHRIGWKMTSCFDLELGEPVMGSIEKALLKCSHVVCLITRDDCNQVNVERTMTIEMTFQSLEDKGLSRSLIPIYCGVPKSALPLSLRALRGASIDDHDLEKLLRNSIDESIRKKREEEFRNISELSTHTDANDPLPLISSSEATFQ; this is encoded by the exons ATGACCTCTGAGGCACGGTCCCAGGTCCTCCGGAACGACCGGCTCATGTACCAACTGGCAGAGACCATAGATGCCGTCAAGTACTACTTCCCCTTAGGTCGTGACCTTCTTGGCTCCCAGGCGGCCGTCTCCAACATCATCGGACGAACAGAACCAGATTACCAGGAGATTGTCTTCAAATGTTTGTATACATGGAGGAATGCGAATGGGaaaggaaagggagagagaCTGGTGGAGATATTCAAAGGTGTTGAGTTAGATAAAGTTGCAGCTTACTTAGAGCATG CACTTGCAAGAAACCCAAACTGCCTTGGTGAGGATAGATTCCTACAGAGTTTGGCATCAAAGATAGACTGTGCGTCAGTCTACAGGAAACTGGGCCTTCCTCTCTTGGACAACAACTCTGCAAGATTGTCAAACCTCATCGGTCCTCTGAATATTCAATTTACCCAGTACAAAGAAGCACTCTTTCAA GTACTGATTAGGTGGAGGAATCGAGAGGGGTCGTATCTAAAATCATTGGAATCACTAAAGAAGACACTCCTCAGACATGGTCTCAGTGATACTGCTCGACAGCTGCATCACATGGAATATGGACATGATTCTG GCCCCATGGAATTAACTGAAAATGACTGCAAAGAGGAAAGCACTCCTAGCTTTATAGATGAGAAGATGGAGACCGACGGTCCTTCAGCGAACAGCGCCCTCTCTCAAGAACAATTCTATGACATTTATCTCTATGCATCGTCAAAGGACACGCAGTATTTTCTAGCCATGGAACAGCTCATACATAGAATAGGATGGAAGATGACTTCGTGTTTTGATCTTGAACTGGGTGAACCGGTGATGGGAAGCATAGAAAAGGCTCTACTGAAATGTTCTCACGTCGTGTGTTTGATTACGAGAGATGATTGCAATCAGGTCAACGTCGAACGAACGATGACGATCGAGATGACCTTTCAGTCGCTCGAGGATAAAGGATTGTCCAGAAGTCTTATTCCGATATACTGTGGTGTGCCGAAATCTGCCCTACCGCTATCGCTAAGAGCGCTGAGAGGAGCCAGTATTGACGACCATGACCTTGAAAAGTTATTGAGGAATAGTATTGATGAGAGCATCCGTAAAAAGAGGGAAGAGGAATTTCGCAACATTTCAG aACTGAGCACCCATACAGACGCCAATGATCCTCTACCATTGATCTCATCAAGCGAGGCAACATTCCAATGA
- the LOC129262788 gene encoding GPI mannosyltransferase 2-like produces MATTMDTKCSEMTIANYAVLSRFFVTLLQILLKNLIPDHHADAFHQAPLQNPRFADRCVEFLLGGFRKWDGAYFLHIAEHGYTADRMLVFFPLYPGLTRLLADTLFVPLQTMMSVQSVLMVSGWLVSTASFAMSAVMLHALTKKVCNDQLMAHTAWILYCINPATIFMTAMYTEASFSLLSFTGMIFLEKKRYLISAIVFGLGTCTRSNGIVAVGFVMYHMVQITIFVIARIGLPSSFSTLKKLCTVFAINLTRIVYSTAIILTPFALYQIYSYLRICKGETAISVQTIMEHCLTWVLKFGSNNTVDSQMMDKLDQAPLWCRKSFVLPYSELQAEHWNVGLLNYYEFKQLPNFILALPIIILGLYGVWDYCNMNWDLVKVLGLYQPIRRDVKKTDDPTGQSEGFYSSGVFVYLVHHFVLLIFGVLCMHVQVITRFLFSSSPIPIWIASHIIQSSLQQDDTCTPSSKHNGSIQKFSPLEITWRKHLDWKGRLLRGYFLGYCVIGVALHCNFLPWT; encoded by the exons atggCGACGACCATGGACACAAAATGTAGTGAAATGACAATAGCAAATTATGCCGTGTTATCAAGGTTTTTTGTGACTCTTTTGCAG ATCCTGTTGAAAAACCTGATACCTGATCACCATGCTGATGCCTTCCACCAAGCGCCACTCCAAAATCCAAGGTTTGCTGATCGCTGCGTGGAGTTTCTCCTCGGAGGCTTCCGAAAGTGGGACGGGGCATACTTCCTGCACATTGCGGAGCATGGCTACACGGCGGACCGCATGCTGGTGTTCTTCCCGCTGTACCCCGGTCTGACGCGGTTGCTTGCAGACACGCTCTTCGTCCCTCTCCAGACGATGATGTCCGTACAGAGTGTCCTGATGGTCTCTGGGTGGCTTGTGAGTACTGCATCGTTCGCCATGTCAGCAGTCATGCTGCATGCTCTCACCAAGAAAGTATGCAACGATCAGCTGATGGCTCATACAGCATGGATCCTATACTGCATCAACCCTGCCACTATCTTCATGACGGCCATGTACACGGAAGCGTCATTTTCATTACTCAGCTTCACCGGGATGATTTTCTTGGAGAAGAAACGATACCTGATATCAGCAATCGTCTTTGGTCTGGGAACGTGTACACGATCTAATGGGATCGTGGCTGTCGGATTCGTCATGTACCACATGGTTCAGATTACAATCTTCGTCATTGCAAGAATCGGGTTACCTTCCAGCTTCTCCACTTTGAAGAAACTATGCACCGTCTTTGCCATAAATTTAACAAGAATAGTTTATTCCACAGCTATTATTCTCACTCCCTTTGCCCTTTATCAAATCTATAGCTACCTGCGCATATGCAAAGGTGAAACTGCAATCTCTGTTCAAACAATTATGGAACACTGTCTGACttgggtattgaaatttggtaGCAATAATACAGTGGACTCTCAAATGATGGACAAATTGGATCAGGCGCCGCTGTGGTGTCGCAAGTCATTTGTGTTGCCTTATTCAGAGCTACAAGCAGAACACTGGAACGTTGGTTTGCTGAACTACTACGAATTCAAACAACTTCCAAATTTTATTCTTGCCCTGCCCATAATCATCCTCGGTCTATATGGCGTGTGGGATTACTGCAACATGAATTGGGATCTAGTGAAAGTGCTTGGGTTATACCAGCCAATCAGAAGAGATGTTAAGAAAACGGATGACCCAACTGGCCAATCAGAGGGCTTCTATAGTTCGGGTGTATTTGTATATTTGGTCCACCATTTTGTTCTCCTTATCTTTGGAGTACTTTGTATGCATGTACAG GTCATTACAAGATTCCTCTTTTCAAGTTCTCCAATTCCTATCTGGATTGCTTCACACATCATCCAATCATCCCTCCAACAAGATGATACTTGTACACCCTCAAGCAAACATAATGGATCAATCCAAAAGTTCAGTCCATTGGAGATCACATGGAGAAAGCATTTAGATTGGAAAGGTCGATTATTGAGGGGGTATTTTCTAGGATATTGTGTCATAGGCGTCGCGTTACATTGCAACTTCTTACCATGGACATAA
- the LOC129263082 gene encoding transcriptional adapter 3-like isoform X1 gives MLHLASSLFGKLATFIEDFTQRRRMMAEIKELPFQFPELAHIDHKKSCPRYNAVVDKEEENGAISLEELDCLQLELETMLAAVTRRIRQIQQEVQSMADLQEVKKEKKGNKPVNNLFSQDKKEDSTTGSGTPSGKRGRTEEKSEKPPKKMKESSGKGGSTATPGGGSNRPKAKSMHEYEFTDDPLADAAPPRMPRNDTIDRFWASVEPYCADITNEDLKVLDELIKSGEEESEYFKVPSLGKHYSVRWAHEDLLEEQREGGRITDKKKGPSPNSKEAKSMLKKADRPDDDCCPFGTLTQRLISALVEENIMCPLEEEFLMDTTKEENGTITDGGTATSPKNGNRPFTVPHTKALEARIKEELLAQGLLDMDDPMIMGEEDEVLLELQKRQEELKALYAHNRSQKQRLVKLAKEEIKRQELRQKLRAADNECIDYYRRIMAAKQKKRSPTKKERDAAAKALRDREAIIKQLDAL, from the exons ATGCTGCATCTAGCGTCTTCATTGTTCGGGAAACTTGCCACTTTCATTGAAGATTTCACCCAAAGGAGACGGATGATGGCTGAAATTAAGGAGCTGCCATTTCAATTTCCAGAGCTAGCTCATATTGATCATAAAAAGTCATGCCCTAGGTATAATGCGG TGGTTGACAAAGAGGAAGAGAATGGAGCCATTAGTTTAGAGGAGCTTGACTGTCTCCAGCTGGAGCTAGAAACCATGTTAGCAGCGGTAACGAGAAGGATCCGCCAGATTCAACAGGAGGTCCAAAGCATGGCGGATCTTCAAGAAgtcaagaaagaaaagaaaggcaaCAAACCG GTGAATAACCTTTTCTCACAGGATAAGAAAGAGGACAGTACAACTGGGAGTGGGACACCTTCAGGCAAACGAGGAAGAACTGAGGAGAAGTCGGAGAAGCCACCCAAAAAGATGAAAGAGTCGAGCGGAAAGGGAGGAAGTACCGCCACCCCAGGGGGCGGTTCTAATAGACCAAAGGCAAAGAGTATGCAT GAGTATGAGTTTACCGATGATCCGCTTGCCGACGCCGCACCCCCTCGCATGCCTCGCAACGACACCATCGATCGGTTCTGGGCGTCCGTGGAGCCATACTGCGCCGACATCACCAATGAAGATCTGAAGGTACTGGATGAACTGATCAAAAGCGGGGAGGAGGAGTCAGAATACTTCAAGGTCCCATCGCTAGGGAAGCACTACTCTGTGCGATGGGCGCATGAAGATTTACTGGAAGAGCAGCGAGAAG GTGGTAGAATCacagacaaaaagaaaggaccTTCACCAAACTCCAAAGAAGCAAAGTCCATGCTGAAGAAAGCTGACAG ACCTGACGATGACTGCTGTCCATTTGGTACCCTGACCCAGCGTCTCATCTCAGCTTTGGTTGAAGAGAATATCATGTGTCCTTTGGAAGAGGAGTTCCTCATGGATACCACTAAG GAGGAGAATGGAACGATCACTGATGGGGGTACGGCGACTTCTCCTAAGAATGGAAACCGACCGTTCACTGTCCCACACACCAAGGCGCTTGAAGCTAGAATAAAGGAGGAACTCCTGGCTCAAG GACTGCTTGATATGGACGACCCAATGATCATGGGGGAGGAGGATGAAGTCTTGCTTGAGCTTCAGAAGAGACAAGAAGAACTGAAAGCTCTCTACGCCCACAACCGCTCTCAGAAACAACGCCTGGTCAAACTTGCCAAAGAGGAGATAAAGCGACAGGAACTCCGACAGAAGCTACGTGCTGCCGACAATGAG TGCATTGACTACTACCGCCGAATTATGGCTGCCAAACAAAAGAAACGTTCGCCGACCAAGAAGGAACGAGATGCCGCTGCCAAAGCGCTCCGAGACCGGGAAGCGATCATCAAGCAATTGGATGCTCTTTGA
- the LOC129263082 gene encoding transcriptional adapter 3-like isoform X2 — translation MLHLASSLFGKLATFIEDFTQRRRMMAEIKELPFQFPELAHIDHKKSCPRYNAVVDKEEENGAISLEELDCLQLELETMLAAVTRRIRQIQQEVQSMADLQEVKKEKKGNKPDKKEDSTTGSGTPSGKRGRTEEKSEKPPKKMKESSGKGGSTATPGGGSNRPKAKSMHEYEFTDDPLADAAPPRMPRNDTIDRFWASVEPYCADITNEDLKVLDELIKSGEEESEYFKVPSLGKHYSVRWAHEDLLEEQREGGRITDKKKGPSPNSKEAKSMLKKADRPDDDCCPFGTLTQRLISALVEENIMCPLEEEFLMDTTKEENGTITDGGTATSPKNGNRPFTVPHTKALEARIKEELLAQGLLDMDDPMIMGEEDEVLLELQKRQEELKALYAHNRSQKQRLVKLAKEEIKRQELRQKLRAADNECIDYYRRIMAAKQKKRSPTKKERDAAAKALRDREAIIKQLDAL, via the exons ATGCTGCATCTAGCGTCTTCATTGTTCGGGAAACTTGCCACTTTCATTGAAGATTTCACCCAAAGGAGACGGATGATGGCTGAAATTAAGGAGCTGCCATTTCAATTTCCAGAGCTAGCTCATATTGATCATAAAAAGTCATGCCCTAGGTATAATGCGG TGGTTGACAAAGAGGAAGAGAATGGAGCCATTAGTTTAGAGGAGCTTGACTGTCTCCAGCTGGAGCTAGAAACCATGTTAGCAGCGGTAACGAGAAGGATCCGCCAGATTCAACAGGAGGTCCAAAGCATGGCGGATCTTCAAGAAgtcaagaaagaaaagaaaggcaaCAAACCG GATAAGAAAGAGGACAGTACAACTGGGAGTGGGACACCTTCAGGCAAACGAGGAAGAACTGAGGAGAAGTCGGAGAAGCCACCCAAAAAGATGAAAGAGTCGAGCGGAAAGGGAGGAAGTACCGCCACCCCAGGGGGCGGTTCTAATAGACCAAAGGCAAAGAGTATGCAT GAGTATGAGTTTACCGATGATCCGCTTGCCGACGCCGCACCCCCTCGCATGCCTCGCAACGACACCATCGATCGGTTCTGGGCGTCCGTGGAGCCATACTGCGCCGACATCACCAATGAAGATCTGAAGGTACTGGATGAACTGATCAAAAGCGGGGAGGAGGAGTCAGAATACTTCAAGGTCCCATCGCTAGGGAAGCACTACTCTGTGCGATGGGCGCATGAAGATTTACTGGAAGAGCAGCGAGAAG GTGGTAGAATCacagacaaaaagaaaggaccTTCACCAAACTCCAAAGAAGCAAAGTCCATGCTGAAGAAAGCTGACAG ACCTGACGATGACTGCTGTCCATTTGGTACCCTGACCCAGCGTCTCATCTCAGCTTTGGTTGAAGAGAATATCATGTGTCCTTTGGAAGAGGAGTTCCTCATGGATACCACTAAG GAGGAGAATGGAACGATCACTGATGGGGGTACGGCGACTTCTCCTAAGAATGGAAACCGACCGTTCACTGTCCCACACACCAAGGCGCTTGAAGCTAGAATAAAGGAGGAACTCCTGGCTCAAG GACTGCTTGATATGGACGACCCAATGATCATGGGGGAGGAGGATGAAGTCTTGCTTGAGCTTCAGAAGAGACAAGAAGAACTGAAAGCTCTCTACGCCCACAACCGCTCTCAGAAACAACGCCTGGTCAAACTTGCCAAAGAGGAGATAAAGCGACAGGAACTCCGACAGAAGCTACGTGCTGCCGACAATGAG TGCATTGACTACTACCGCCGAATTATGGCTGCCAAACAAAAGAAACGTTCGCCGACCAAGAAGGAACGAGATGCCGCTGCCAAAGCGCTCCGAGACCGGGAAGCGATCATCAAGCAATTGGATGCTCTTTGA